A region from the Variovorax sp. V93 genome encodes:
- a CDS encoding ribose-phosphate pyrophosphokinase → MQANHPDFMVFTGNANPGLAAEIAQNLGTSLGAARVGRFSDGEVTVEINQNVRARDVFVVQSTCAPTNENLMELLIMVDALKRASAERISAVIPYYGYARQDRRPRSSRVPISAKVVANLLETVGVERVLTMDLHADQIQGFFDIPVDNIYASPVLLGDLRQKNYEDLIVVSPDVGGVVRARALAKQLNCDLAIIDKRRPKANVSEVMNVIGEIDGRNCVIMDDMIDTAGTLVKAAEVLKERGAKSVYAYCTHPIFSGPAIERITHSALDEVVVTNTIPLSDSALACGKVRQLSVAPLIAETIQRIAKGESVMSLFSDQDNLF, encoded by the coding sequence ATGCAGGCTAATCACCCTGATTTCATGGTTTTCACCGGCAACGCCAATCCTGGCCTCGCCGCAGAAATCGCGCAGAACCTCGGTACCTCGCTGGGTGCCGCGCGCGTTGGACGCTTCTCCGACGGCGAAGTCACCGTCGAGATCAACCAGAACGTCCGGGCGCGCGACGTGTTCGTGGTGCAGTCGACCTGCGCTCCGACCAACGAGAACCTGATGGAACTGCTGATCATGGTCGACGCGCTCAAGCGCGCCTCGGCCGAGCGGATCAGCGCGGTGATTCCCTACTACGGCTATGCCCGCCAGGACCGCCGCCCGCGTTCGAGCCGCGTGCCGATCTCGGCCAAGGTGGTGGCCAACCTGCTCGAAACCGTGGGCGTCGAGCGCGTGCTCACGATGGACCTGCACGCCGACCAGATCCAGGGCTTCTTCGACATTCCGGTCGACAACATCTATGCCTCGCCGGTGCTGCTGGGCGACCTGCGCCAGAAGAACTACGAAGACCTGATCGTGGTCTCGCCCGACGTCGGCGGCGTGGTGCGCGCCCGCGCGCTGGCCAAGCAACTGAACTGCGACCTCGCCATCATCGACAAGCGCCGTCCCAAGGCCAACGTGAGCGAGGTCATGAATGTGATCGGCGAAATCGACGGCCGCAACTGCGTGATCATGGACGACATGATCGACACCGCCGGCACGCTCGTGAAGGCGGCCGAAGTGCTCAAGGAGCGCGGTGCGAAAAGCGTCTACGCCTATTGCACGCACCCGATCTTCTCGGGCCCGGCCATCGAGCGCATCACCCACTCCGCGCTCGACGAAGTGGTCGTGACCAACACCATTCCCCTCTCCGACAGCGCCCTGGCGTGCGGAAAGGTCCGCCAGCTCTCAGTGGCACCGCTGATCGCCGAGACGATCCAGCGCATTGCCAAGGGCGAGTCGGTCATGAGTTTGTTCTCGGACCAGGACAACCTGTTCTGA